TGCCGCAAGTGAGGATATGATGAAGAGGTATTCCAACCTACAAACGAGTTGACTGAAATATGCACTTTGCTACAATCAAGCCATGAAAATTGCGGTTCTATCCGATACTCACGGCAATCAGGCCCTTGCAGCCCAAGCACTAGACATGGCAGGTGATGTCGATCACATCATTCACCTGGGTGACGATTTTGATGATGCCACATTTCTGGAAGCTTTAAGCGGCAGGGCCGTTACCAAGGTCCTCGGCAACTGCGACTTCGCGGCAGGCACCCCGCGGGAAACCACCCTGGTACTGGAAGACAAGAAATTTCTACTTACCCACGGTGATCTTTATGGAGTAAAGGGGGGGTTGGAAAAACTCGCCGCGAAAGCCGCTGAAGAAAAAGCGGATGTGGTACTTTACGGCCATACGCACCTTCAGTCAGTGCAAACGATTGGCGGAGTCCTCTACATCAACCCCGGTTGTCTCAAAAAAGGATTCAGCAAGCCGAGCTTTGCCTTGGTATCGCTGGAAAGGGGGACCCTCGTCGCAGACATTGTCCATTTGCCCCCCGCCTTCCCCTGACACCCGGCCTTAAGCGGATCAGCAGCCGCAGCCGCAGTTGTGGCAAACCTTACGGTTATGGTCTTCGGGCGGAACCGTTTCCGGAGCAAAGGCAATTCGGACCACCGCACGCCTGATGTCGTCGAAGAGGTCAAGCTTGGGGCTTTGGCCTATTATGTGCCCGATACAGACATTCCCGAAGCCATCTTCGGGAGAGGATATCCGCACCGCATTCAACAGGTCCGAGTAGCTGTTGATATCAATCGTGAAAGCATCGTTGCGGGTTCTCTTCAACGAGACACCGGCACGGGAAAGTTCTTCCTCAAGATTGGTGAAAAAGCTTTCCGCCTCAACACCGTCAAGGTTCACCTTCCAGTTATCTCTCACATGATTCTGGTGATAGAACATCACCGTAATCTCTTTTTCCGCCATAAAACAGATCCTCGCTGTAAGAAATATCTTTATCCGCCGGACGCTTTGCGCTGCAACGAACTGAACACCATGTCGAGGACGGCCTTCTGCCTCGCCTCGTACTTGTTCATGACCGCCAGGCAGGTCCCCAGGGGAAAATGCTCGTGCAGATAATCTGCGTCGCGACTTGAAAGGACAATAATTCTACTTTTGTCCATTCCCACCTCGCACGCGTATTTGACAACCTTGTCCCCCGCAAGCACGGGCATCTCGAAGTCGACCAGAAGCAAGTCCACATCTCCAGCGCTGATAATAGGGAGCGCACGGACAGGATTAGTGCAGATCTGAACCTTCAGTACAGGATAATGCAGATTTATGTATCGCTTCAGAAACTGCGAAAAGGACTTATCGTCATCGACGATCAGAATTTTTCCCATCCTTACCTCTACCGGGACTGCGGCTTCTCACCTCTTCAGCATAATTACTTCAGCACCTTTGTGGCAACACTTAAAACGCGGAACGGGATTTGTACATCCAGAGCCTTGGCGCTATGCAGGTTAAGAACGAGATCAACCTTTCGCGGCGTCAACACTGCAAGCTCTCCGGGCCTATTCCCCTGAAGTATCTTGGCAGCATGGGAGGCAGCCAGCAGCCCCTGTTCCACAGGGCTGGCCTCAAGGGTTAAAAGCGCGCCTTTCTCGGCGGAATCGGGCACCAGGGAGATTACCGGCACCCTTGCGGCAGTAGCCCTGTGAACAATTCTCTCCAGACTACGGTTGACGACAGAACTTTCTGAAACGAAAACGCAGTCGCAACGCGCCAAAAGATGCCCCAATGCAGCGTCAAGCCCCGAAGCAACCGGAACGTTGGCCTCGACTACGGCAAAACCTTGCTGGGCGGCAAGACGCTTGATCTCCTGCATCTGCACATAAGAACCCCGCTCTCTCCGGTTGTAGAGAATCCCCAGTGTTTTGACCGGGCGTATCGCCACCATGGTTTTTACCAGCGTTGCCATGGGAACCTTGGAGCTTACACCGCAGAGGTTCCCTCCGGTTTTGGACATGCTCCGGGAGATTCCAGTCTCGACCGGACCATACACATCCGCAAAAACGATAGGTACCCTGACGGCCTCCTGGGTAGCTGAAATGGTGGCAGCGGCCCCGAACGTTACCAGCAGATCGGGTTTGAGGGCATTGAATTTCCTGACGCTGTTGGCCCATGAGATGGGATCCGGGTTCGGTGTCTGGGTGATGAATTCAACCTCCCCTTCGCCGAAGCCCTTGGCGGCAAGCCCTCTCACAAAAGCACCGTATGCTTCCTGATAGCGCGGAATGTCACTGGTAAGCACAGCAGCCACAAAGATTCTGCCGGCGAACGAAGGGGTAACCCCGACAATCGAGATCACAACTATAATTATGTAGATAAGCCTTTTCAGTGCCATGGGGCAATACCACATATCAAAGTTACCACGTAGTCTTCAAGAGTGCGGTAACTGCATGAACCGCACCATCACCGTCTGAAGACAGCCTGTTGTTGTAGGCACGGTAAGTGTAATCC
The nucleotide sequence above comes from Geobacter benzoatilyticus. Encoded proteins:
- a CDS encoding metallophosphoesterase family protein, with the translated sequence MKIAVLSDTHGNQALAAQALDMAGDVDHIIHLGDDFDDATFLEALSGRAVTKVLGNCDFAAGTPRETTLVLEDKKFLLTHGDLYGVKGGLEKLAAKAAEEKADVVLYGHTHLQSVQTIGGVLYINPGCLKKGFSKPSFALVSLERGTLVADIVHLPPAFP
- a CDS encoding response regulator transcription factor, with the translated sequence MGKILIVDDDKSFSQFLKRYINLHYPVLKVQICTNPVRALPIISAGDVDLLLVDFEMPVLAGDKVVKYACEVGMDKSRIIVLSSRDADYLHEHFPLGTCLAVMNKYEARQKAVLDMVFSSLQRKASGG
- a CDS encoding ABC transporter substrate-binding protein; this encodes MALKRLIYIIIVVISIVGVTPSFAGRIFVAAVLTSDIPRYQEAYGAFVRGLAAKGFGEGEVEFITQTPNPDPISWANSVRKFNALKPDLLVTFGAAATISATQEAVRVPIVFADVYGPVETGISRSMSKTGGNLCGVSSKVPMATLVKTMVAIRPVKTLGILYNRRERGSYVQMQEIKRLAAQQGFAVVEANVPVASGLDAALGHLLARCDCVFVSESSVVNRSLERIVHRATAARVPVISLVPDSAEKGALLTLEASPVEQGLLAASHAAKILQGNRPGELAVLTPRKVDLVLNLHSAKALDVQIPFRVLSVATKVLK